In Candidatus Eremiobacterota bacterium, one DNA window encodes the following:
- a CDS encoding hydrogenase maturation protease, with the protein MYKELQEKKVLIFGCGNTLMGDDGFGPAVADLLATQYTLPDFAHAEDVGTRVRELLFNITVLDKRPEHIIVLDAVDKPLRSPGEVFEIYADEIPEQKIADYSFHQFPTTNLLKELKELCGVKVTIIAAQVSGKLEEVGAGLSPQIQEAVKVAAEKVMQILEGMTRENS; encoded by the coding sequence ATGTACAAGGAGCTGCAGGAAAAAAAAGTGCTCATATTCGGATGCGGGAACACCCTTATGGGCGATGACGGCTTCGGCCCCGCCGTGGCGGACCTGCTCGCCACGCAGTACACGCTGCCTGATTTCGCTCACGCCGAGGACGTGGGAACGCGCGTAAGAGAGCTCCTCTTCAATATCACGGTGCTGGACAAAAGACCGGAGCACATCATCGTGCTTGATGCCGTCGATAAGCCCCTCAGGAGCCCCGGAGAAGTCTTCGAGATTTATGCCGATGAGATTCCCGAGCAGAAAATTGCCGATTACTCTTTTCACCAGTTCCCCACGACCAACCTCCTCAAGGAGCTCAAGGAGCTCTGCGGCGTGAAGGTGACGATCATCGCGGCCCAGGTCTCGGGGAAGCTCGAGGAAGTAGGCGCGGGCCTCTCCCCTCAAATACAGGAAGCGGTGAAGGTGGCTGCGGAGAAAGTGATGCAGATCCTGGAGGGGATGACGCGGGAAAATTCTTAA
- a CDS encoding hydrogenase iron-sulfur subunit has protein sequence MKTEESAWEPKIVGFLCQWCSYAGADLAGSSRFTYPPNVRVIRVPCSGRVNPLYILRAFKKGADGVLVAGCHPGDCHYNEGNYYARRRLTMLGKILGHIGIEPERFRLEWVSASEGGRFADVIKAVAGQVKKLGPLELRKRKNG, from the coding sequence GTGAAAACGGAAGAAAGCGCGTGGGAGCCGAAGATAGTAGGCTTTCTCTGCCAGTGGTGCAGCTATGCCGGCGCCGACCTTGCCGGCTCGTCAAGGTTCACCTACCCGCCCAATGTCCGCGTCATCCGCGTTCCCTGCTCGGGAAGGGTCAACCCCCTTTACATATTGAGAGCTTTCAAGAAAGGGGCAGACGGGGTGCTTGTCGCGGGATGCCATCCCGGCGACTGCCATTACAACGAGGGCAACTACTACGCGAGGCGGAGGCTCACCATGCTGGGAAAGATTCTGGGGCACATCGGCATAGAGCCGGAGCGCTTCCGCCTCGAATGGGTCTCCGCCTCGGAGGGCGGAAGGTTTGCCGACGTGATAAAAGCAGTGGCCGGGCAGGTAAAAAAGCTCGGGCCTCTTGAATTGAGGAAAAGAAAAAATGGATAA
- a CDS encoding response regulator, giving the protein MERKSTILIIDDEEGIRDSCSQILAKCGHEVIQSPDGSDGIEKVTQKRPDLVLLDLKMPGMSGIEVLEKIKQIEPDTIVIVITGFATIESAVEAIKKGAYDFLPKPFKGNELKVIVARGLEKRSLLIESAQLREEKKRLEKNFASLVSHQLRAPLVNIQQYFEVILHGAVGEVNEKQEGILRKQQRNVKNLLELIDEWLGMASIDNEVVQKRLVSVDLGEVFQKIRDTLDMVARNEQVSLIIDQSGDYPPVKGVPQLIEEALKNLVHNGIKYNTPGGQVTLKAQAKGRLTMIQVADNGIGMDEESLPFIFDEFYRVNKSGNQKKTGTGLGLAIVKKIIAAHSGSISVESAPGKGTSFTILLPAA; this is encoded by the coding sequence ATGGAAAGAAAATCCACCATTCTCATCATTGACGATGAAGAGGGAATCAGGGATTCATGTTCCCAGATCCTCGCAAAATGCGGGCATGAAGTGATTCAGTCGCCCGACGGCAGCGATGGAATCGAAAAGGTTACCCAGAAAAGGCCCGATCTCGTGCTCCTCGATCTCAAGATGCCCGGCATGAGCGGCATAGAGGTGCTTGAAAAGATCAAGCAGATAGAGCCTGATACCATTGTCATTGTGATAACGGGATTTGCCACCATAGAATCAGCGGTGGAAGCCATAAAAAAGGGAGCCTATGATTTTCTCCCCAAGCCATTCAAGGGAAACGAGCTCAAGGTAATTGTCGCCAGGGGGCTTGAAAAAAGATCTCTTTTAATAGAATCCGCCCAGCTCCGTGAAGAGAAGAAAAGGCTTGAGAAGAACTTCGCAAGCCTCGTGTCGCACCAGCTGCGGGCACCGCTGGTAAACATCCAGCAGTATTTCGAGGTCATCCTCCATGGAGCCGTGGGGGAAGTCAATGAAAAACAGGAGGGAATCCTCAGGAAGCAGCAGAGAAATGTAAAAAACCTTCTGGAATTGATTGATGAGTGGCTCGGCATGGCAAGCATAGACAATGAAGTGGTTCAGAAGAGGCTTGTATCTGTTGACCTGGGGGAAGTTTTTCAGAAAATCAGAGATACCCTTGACATGGTCGCCCGGAATGAGCAGGTCTCCCTGATAATCGATCAATCCGGAGACTATCCTCCGGTAAAAGGTGTTCCGCAATTAATCGAGGAAGCGCTGAAAAATCTTGTGCACAACGGAATCAAATACAACACACCGGGCGGGCAGGTGACACTCAAGGCCCAGGCGAAGGGGCGCCTTACCATGATTCAGGTCGCCGACAACGGCATAGGCATGGATGAAGAAAGCCTGCCTTTCATCTTTGACGAATTCTACCGGGTCAATAAAAGCGGGAATCAAAAAAAGACCGGCACCGGCCTCGGTCTTGCCATAGTAAAAAAGATTATCGCGGCTCACTCAGGCTCCATAAGCGTCGAGAGCGCACCGGGGAAAGGGACATCATTCACAATCCTTCTGCCGGCAGCCTGA
- a CDS encoding CoB--CoM heterodisulfide reductase iron-sulfur subunit A family protein: MPRIGVFICHCGINIAKTVDTGKVADAARRLPGVVYAEEYKYMCSDPGQKIILDAIKERDLDRIVVGACSPSLHEPTFQVCVSKADLNPYFMEMANLREQCSWVTLDKEQATEKAIEAVRVAVAKASRGRPLFSTSLPVTRRALVIGGGVSGIQAALDIADAGYPVVLVEREPSIGGRMAQLDKTFPTLDCSACILTPKMVEAARHPNITMHTYSDVESIAGFVGNFEVTVRKKARSIDMSACTGCGLCYEMCPVKVANKFEEGMGHRPAVYIPFPQAVPNKPVIDREACTYFRKGKCGLCKKVCPAGAVDYEQQDETVTEKVGAIVVATGFDLFDVAKYEEFAGGSHKDMITSIQMERLVNASGPTGGKVVRPSDGREPETVVFIQCVGSRDDKVNRPYCSRICCMYTAKQAILMREKYPKARIFVFYMDVRTAGKSYEEFYRRAVENYGTEYIRGRVSKIYPREGRLVVDGSDTILGRQVEIEADLVVLAAGAEARSDAKDLARKLGIQTDPFNFFNEAHAKLRPVETMTKGIFLAGACQFPRDIPDCVASASGAAAKAIGILSKPVLSSLPTVARVNEALCSGCEACRTVCPYQAVTMEEVKDRSGAVRQVARVNAAVCQGCGTCAAACNAGVIDLQGYSNEQITSQIDAALV; encoded by the coding sequence GTGCCGCGCATCGGAGTCTTCATCTGCCATTGCGGGATAAACATTGCAAAGACCGTTGATACCGGGAAAGTCGCCGATGCGGCCCGCAGGCTCCCCGGCGTGGTCTATGCCGAGGAATACAAGTACATGTGCTCAGATCCAGGGCAGAAGATTATCCTTGACGCCATAAAAGAGCGCGATCTTGACCGGATCGTCGTCGGCGCATGCTCACCGAGCCTCCATGAGCCGACTTTCCAGGTATGCGTGTCCAAGGCAGACCTGAATCCTTATTTCATGGAGATGGCGAATCTCAGGGAGCAGTGCTCGTGGGTCACGCTGGACAAGGAACAAGCCACGGAAAAAGCCATAGAGGCCGTGAGGGTGGCAGTGGCAAAAGCATCCCGGGGCAGGCCCCTCTTCTCGACAAGCCTGCCGGTGACAAGGCGCGCCCTCGTGATAGGCGGAGGCGTATCGGGAATACAGGCGGCGCTCGACATTGCCGATGCCGGCTATCCCGTGGTCCTGGTCGAGAGAGAGCCTTCCATCGGCGGCCGGATGGCCCAGCTTGACAAGACTTTCCCAACGCTCGACTGCTCGGCCTGTATCCTCACCCCGAAGATGGTGGAGGCTGCCCGCCACCCGAACATCACCATGCACACTTACTCCGATGTCGAGTCGATAGCAGGGTTTGTGGGCAACTTCGAGGTTACCGTAAGAAAAAAAGCACGGTCCATTGATATGAGCGCCTGCACCGGCTGCGGCCTGTGTTACGAGATGTGCCCCGTCAAGGTGGCTAATAAATTCGAGGAAGGCATGGGTCACAGGCCGGCAGTATACATTCCCTTCCCGCAGGCCGTCCCCAACAAGCCCGTCATTGACCGGGAGGCCTGCACTTACTTCAGGAAGGGCAAGTGCGGCCTCTGCAAGAAGGTCTGCCCCGCCGGCGCCGTTGATTACGAGCAGCAGGACGAGACCGTCACCGAGAAGGTGGGAGCCATTGTCGTTGCCACCGGGTTCGATCTCTTTGATGTGGCGAAATACGAGGAGTTCGCAGGGGGCTCTCACAAGGACATGATCACCTCGATCCAGATGGAGCGCCTTGTAAACGCGTCGGGCCCCACGGGAGGGAAGGTGGTAAGACCTTCAGACGGCAGGGAGCCGGAGACAGTGGTTTTCATCCAGTGCGTGGGCTCCCGCGACGACAAGGTGAACAGGCCTTACTGCTCCAGGATATGCTGCATGTACACGGCGAAGCAGGCAATCCTCATGAGGGAGAAATACCCGAAGGCCCGCATCTTCGTGTTTTACATGGACGTGAGGACTGCGGGAAAATCCTACGAGGAGTTTTACCGGCGCGCCGTGGAAAATTACGGCACCGAGTATATAAGGGGCAGGGTCTCAAAAATTTACCCCAGGGAAGGCAGGCTTGTCGTCGATGGCTCAGACACCATACTGGGCAGGCAGGTTGAGATTGAGGCCGATCTCGTCGTGCTGGCCGCAGGAGCCGAGGCGCGGTCCGATGCCAAGGACCTCGCAAGAAAGCTCGGCATCCAGACCGATCCGTTCAATTTCTTCAACGAGGCCCATGCCAAGCTCCGGCCCGTCGAGACAATGACCAAGGGGATCTTTCTTGCAGGGGCCTGCCAGTTTCCCAGGGACATCCCCGACTGCGTGGCATCGGCGAGCGGCGCCGCGGCAAAGGCCATAGGCATACTGAGCAAGCCTGTCCTCTCGAGCCTCCCCACCGTCGCGAGGGTGAACGAAGCCCTCTGCTCCGGATGCGAGGCCTGCAGGACCGTCTGCCCGTACCAGGCGGTCACCATGGAGGAAGTGAAGGACCGGTCGGGTGCTGTCCGCCAAGTGGCAAGAGTGAACGCCGCCGTGTGCCAGGGCTGCGGCACCTGCGCCGCGGCATGCAACGCAGGCGTCATAGACCTGCAGGGCTACAGCAATGAACAGATTACCTCCCAGATTGACGCGGCTTTGGTGTGA
- a CDS encoding 4Fe-4S dicluster domain-containing protein, with the protein MDKSAKLQETARRLLTEGKVRSVVACRKGRLPFYLQPAVITDPSKAGKAVFTPLAGQNLVKIAEKAEKPAAVAVKGCDVGSLVDLFQEHQIKRSDIFIIGMACPGVLKEDALEKDGRFKISAVTDVREEKGRIMAVTSSGAFEMPASLLMEKCLTCKVHTPAMYDELIGDDQAPAGGAPGQVKSSDLHSMTPGERRDFWLRMFSRCIRCNACRQACPLCYCNECVMDESMPRWVTAENNAVENLFHQMIRALHSAGRCTGCRECERVCPVGIPLSLLYDRIADEAKELFGHEAGIDPESRPALLAYLMNDPGRESCLGGKE; encoded by the coding sequence ATGGATAAGTCCGCGAAGCTGCAGGAGACGGCAAGGAGGCTCCTGACGGAGGGGAAAGTCAGGAGTGTGGTTGCCTGCCGGAAAGGGAGGCTCCCCTTCTACCTTCAGCCTGCCGTCATCACCGACCCTTCCAAGGCCGGCAAGGCGGTCTTCACGCCCCTGGCAGGCCAGAATCTTGTAAAGATCGCGGAAAAAGCGGAGAAGCCCGCAGCCGTTGCAGTCAAGGGATGCGATGTGGGCTCGCTTGTGGACCTCTTCCAGGAGCACCAGATAAAGCGGTCTGATATCTTCATCATAGGGATGGCATGCCCCGGGGTACTGAAAGAGGATGCCCTTGAAAAAGACGGGCGCTTCAAGATCTCCGCCGTCACCGACGTGAGGGAAGAAAAGGGCAGGATCATGGCGGTAACTTCATCGGGCGCCTTCGAGATGCCTGCCTCCTTGCTGATGGAGAAATGCCTCACGTGCAAGGTCCATACCCCCGCCATGTATGATGAGCTCATAGGAGACGATCAGGCTCCGGCCGGCGGGGCTCCCGGGCAGGTGAAAAGCAGTGACCTTCACAGCATGACGCCCGGGGAGCGCCGTGATTTCTGGCTCAGGATGTTCTCCCGCTGCATCCGCTGCAATGCCTGCAGGCAGGCCTGCCCTCTCTGCTATTGCAACGAGTGCGTGATGGACGAGAGCATGCCTCGCTGGGTCACCGCGGAGAATAACGCCGTGGAGAACCTCTTTCACCAGATGATACGGGCCTTGCATTCCGCGGGGCGCTGCACGGGCTGCAGGGAGTGCGAGAGGGTCTGCCCGGTGGGGATCCCGCTGTCGCTTCTTTATGACAGGATTGCCGATGAGGCGAAAGAGCTCTTCGGCCACGAGGCGGGCATTGATCCCGAATCCCGCCCGGCATTGCTTGCTTACCTGATGAATGATCCCGGGAGAGAAAGCTGCCTTGGAGGCAAGGAGTGA
- a CDS encoding 4Fe-4S dicluster domain-containing protein, protein MSSHGTLIAPVKDEDGYVSFKCDPDPGRITLDFLNTASPLRQFFMPPGETLFSFSGDQKGFTVQQEKPEKPMMIFGARLCDAAGLLALDSAFGGEYKDPSYMERRKNSLIAAVFCNEPHPTCFCECVQGLLSKPRGIDLLVYPLKEGFLIEDFTDKAADLLKKCEALLKEPSASQVREKEEILKASVDAQACELDFSALASKLSASQEAREFWDEASEGCLSCGVCSFVCPACQCFSVQDVAEGKEGKRVRCWATCQDCGFARMAGGIDPRPAKGERTWHRFEHKFAAAPSRNNMIFCTGCGRCIRFCPSHHDIIETMTDFLRGRDEVKA, encoded by the coding sequence ATGTCCTCTCATGGAACCCTTATTGCACCGGTCAAGGATGAGGATGGCTATGTGTCCTTCAAGTGTGACCCCGATCCCGGCAGGATTACCCTTGATTTTCTGAACACGGCAAGCCCCCTCCGGCAGTTCTTCATGCCCCCCGGCGAGACCCTTTTCAGCTTCAGCGGCGATCAGAAGGGGTTCACGGTACAGCAGGAAAAGCCTGAAAAGCCCATGATGATCTTCGGGGCGAGGCTCTGCGATGCGGCAGGGCTCCTGGCGCTCGACAGCGCCTTTGGGGGTGAATACAAGGATCCCTCCTACATGGAGAGAAGAAAAAATTCCCTCATCGCTGCCGTTTTCTGCAATGAGCCTCATCCCACCTGCTTCTGTGAATGCGTCCAGGGTCTCCTTTCGAAGCCCAGGGGGATCGATCTGCTGGTCTATCCTTTAAAGGAAGGCTTTCTGATCGAAGATTTCACCGACAAGGCGGCAGATCTGCTCAAGAAGTGCGAAGCCCTCCTCAAAGAGCCTTCAGCTTCGCAGGTCAGGGAAAAAGAGGAGATCCTCAAGGCCTCGGTGGACGCCCAGGCCTGTGAGCTTGATTTTTCCGCCCTGGCTTCAAAGCTCTCGGCTTCCCAGGAAGCCCGGGAGTTCTGGGATGAAGCATCCGAAGGCTGTCTCTCCTGCGGAGTGTGCTCTTTTGTATGCCCTGCGTGCCAGTGCTTCTCCGTCCAGGACGTCGCTGAAGGCAAGGAGGGCAAAAGAGTCCGCTGCTGGGCGACCTGCCAGGACTGCGGCTTTGCAAGGATGGCAGGCGGCATCGACCCCAGGCCGGCGAAAGGGGAAAGGACATGGCACCGCTTTGAGCATAAATTCGCCGCGGCACCTTCACGGAATAATATGATATTCTGCACGGGCTGCGGCAGATGCATCCGCTTCTGCCCTTCACACCACGACATCATAGAGACCATGACAGACTTCCTGCGCGGCCGCGACGAGGTGAAAGCCTGA
- a CDS encoding ankyrin repeat domain-containing protein, translating to MNDTEVSGKARKVAHVNEDICRGCGTCVANCPSGAASLHELKTDVGPVIIEKAGVYEEYDDIFDAVHSNALSAVKVFLDRGIDANIQDETGATPLHWATHNDLPEIVELLVDHGAAINAHDCDGWTPLHWTKSKRIFDYFMSKGADLNSRDQCGQTPLHLLAMTERPDAVEYLISKGAQVNAREAFGKTPLHFAALKGNTKVADMLLSKGAEVNARDESGKTPLHFAVIKEHKDVAKLLLDRGADRAITDKDRKTAIDYAREKGFKSLVEMLGKK from the coding sequence ATGAATGACACTGAGGTCAGCGGGAAAGCGAGGAAAGTAGCCCACGTCAACGAGGATATCTGCAGAGGATGCGGCACCTGCGTTGCCAACTGCCCCTCAGGGGCCGCCTCTCTCCATGAGCTGAAAACCGATGTGGGCCCCGTCATCATAGAAAAAGCCGGCGTATACGAGGAGTATGATGACATCTTTGACGCCGTCCATTCTAATGCCCTGAGTGCCGTGAAGGTGTTTCTCGACAGGGGTATCGATGCGAATATCCAGGACGAAACGGGGGCGACACCGCTTCACTGGGCCACGCACAACGACCTTCCGGAGATCGTGGAGCTTCTTGTGGACCACGGTGCTGCCATCAATGCCCATGACTGCGACGGGTGGACACCGCTCCACTGGACAAAATCCAAGAGGATATTCGATTACTTCATGAGCAAGGGCGCCGATCTCAATTCGAGAGACCAATGCGGCCAGACTCCTCTGCACCTCCTCGCAATGACAGAAAGGCCTGATGCAGTGGAATATCTCATCTCAAAGGGAGCCCAGGTCAATGCGAGAGAGGCTTTCGGAAAGACGCCGCTCCATTTCGCCGCCCTCAAAGGCAACACGAAAGTGGCGGATATGCTGCTTTCCAAAGGCGCAGAGGTCAACGCGAGAGATGAATCCGGGAAGACCCCCCTCCACTTCGCGGTGATAAAGGAGCACAAGGATGTGGCGAAACTGCTTCTTGACCGCGGCGCCGACAGGGCAATCACCGACAAGGATCGGAAGACAGCCATTGATTACGCCAGGGAAAAGGGCTTCAAGAGCCTCGTGGAGATGCTGGGAAAGAAGTAA
- a CDS encoding 4Fe-4S dicluster domain-containing protein, producing MKRLVTPQATDRGFVAKIEKESGQALCSCNQCGKCSAGCPIAPFFDIMPHQVMRSLQWGLKDELLCSSFIWLCVNCMACQERCPRKLSVSEVADALRREAIAEKVKPAEPDVATFHKNFLNIIAMNGRLHEVMLTGLQNLLTLKPFKDAMLGMGLFSKGRLSHLPHRIKDGAFLKRIGGRLNQ from the coding sequence ATGAAAAGACTTGTTACTCCCCAGGCGACAGACAGGGGGTTCGTTGCCAAGATAGAAAAAGAGAGTGGCCAGGCCCTATGCTCATGCAACCAGTGCGGGAAGTGTTCCGCAGGGTGCCCTATTGCTCCATTTTTTGACATCATGCCGCACCAGGTAATGCGATCCCTCCAGTGGGGCCTCAAGGATGAGCTTCTGTGCTCTTCCTTCATATGGCTCTGCGTGAACTGCATGGCCTGCCAGGAAAGGTGCCCCCGGAAGCTCAGCGTGTCGGAGGTGGCTGACGCCCTGAGGCGCGAGGCAATCGCGGAAAAGGTAAAGCCTGCCGAGCCTGACGTGGCCACCTTCCACAAAAATTTCCTGAACATCATAGCGATGAACGGGAGGCTCCATGAGGTGATGCTCACGGGCCTGCAGAACCTTCTCACCTTGAAGCCTTTCAAGGATGCCATGCTGGGTATGGGCCTTTTCTCAAAGGGGAGGCTGAGCCATCTGCCCCATCGCATAAAGGACGGTGCCTTTCTCAAGCGCATCGGCGGGAGGCTGAACCAGTGA
- a CDS encoding CoB--CoM heterodisulfide reductase iron-sulfur subunit B family protein, whose translation MKKVAYFPGCSLAGMDAEYDHASRLAALLLGIELVEVEDWSCCGATSAHSTDHELSVLMPARTLGIVEKMGLDTLTAPCASCYSRFVTTGHKLKEDRELASRIMPELGISSPDAVKVRSLLHMIADMPRDFIKEKIKLELPGLRPACYYGCLLSRPSAVVGEAHPESPVMMDDLMALTGARPVKWYHKTECCGAALSIPRTDVVLELTSRLMKRAGEAGANCIVTACPLCFTNLDLRQSQAREYSKETGPPVPVFYFTELMALAMGAPRGKLGFGKHAVDPVPLLDEALKAQAVEGGK comes from the coding sequence GTGAAAAAGGTCGCCTATTTCCCCGGCTGCAGTCTTGCAGGGATGGATGCGGAATATGATCACGCGAGCCGCCTTGCCGCTCTGCTTCTCGGCATAGAGCTTGTAGAGGTGGAGGACTGGAGCTGCTGCGGCGCCACCTCGGCCCACAGCACCGACCATGAGCTCTCCGTGCTGATGCCGGCAAGAACACTGGGGATCGTTGAAAAGATGGGGCTTGACACCCTCACTGCTCCCTGCGCTTCCTGTTATTCGCGCTTCGTCACCACCGGCCATAAGCTGAAAGAGGACCGGGAGCTCGCGAGCCGCATCATGCCGGAGCTTGGAATCTCTTCGCCCGATGCGGTGAAAGTGAGGAGCCTCCTCCACATGATAGCCGACATGCCCCGGGATTTCATCAAGGAGAAGATAAAGCTTGAACTCCCGGGCCTCAGGCCCGCCTGCTATTACGGCTGCCTTCTCTCCAGGCCATCAGCCGTCGTGGGGGAGGCGCACCCCGAGAGCCCCGTGATGATGGACGACCTGATGGCCCTTACGGGCGCACGGCCGGTAAAATGGTATCACAAGACGGAGTGCTGCGGCGCCGCCTTGAGCATACCCCGCACCGACGTCGTCCTTGAGCTCACTTCAAGACTGATGAAGAGGGCCGGGGAAGCGGGGGCGAACTGCATCGTGACGGCCTGCCCGCTCTGCTTTACCAACCTTGATCTCCGCCAGTCCCAGGCAAGGGAGTATTCAAAAGAGACGGGGCCCCCTGTGCCTGTATTCTACTTTACCGAGCTGATGGCGCTCGCCATGGGCGCCCCCCGGGGAAAGCTCGGCTTTGGCAAGCACGCCGTGGACCCCGTTCCCCTTCTTGACGAGGCTTTGAAAGCCCAGGCCGTGGAAGGGGGGAAGTAA
- a CDS encoding FAD/NAD(P)-binding protein produces the protein MKTPENPYIPFSAEITEVTPETPDIKTFRLKLPEEGWSHLPGQFLELSVLGVGECPISISSAPLHLPALDLSIKKIGLVTEAVHDLRKGDAVGIRGPYGRSFPMREWEGRSLLIIGGGIGIAPLRPIIQQALSQRDLYRDISIIYGARSPQDCVYKDQLKEWEGAEGAKAWVTVDRGDETWSGHVGFVPSYLEELAPPPADTVAITCGPPIMIMFVLKALEKLGFTPPQIYTTLEMKMQCGVGICGRCGLGDRYICIDGPVFCYEEILKLSPDLSALK, from the coding sequence ATGAAGACCCCTGAGAATCCCTATATACCTTTTTCCGCCGAGATAACGGAGGTTACGCCGGAAACGCCGGATATCAAGACCTTCAGGCTCAAGCTCCCCGAAGAAGGGTGGAGCCACCTGCCCGGGCAGTTCCTGGAGCTCTCGGTCCTTGGCGTGGGGGAATGCCCCATCTCCATATCGTCAGCTCCCCTGCACCTGCCGGCCCTCGATCTCTCGATTAAGAAGATCGGCCTCGTGACCGAAGCCGTTCATGACCTGCGCAAGGGAGATGCCGTAGGCATAAGGGGCCCTTACGGCAGGAGCTTTCCCATGAGAGAGTGGGAAGGCCGCAGCCTTCTCATAATAGGGGGCGGCATCGGCATCGCGCCCCTGCGCCCCATTATTCAGCAGGCCCTTTCTCAGCGAGATCTTTACAGGGACATAAGCATCATATACGGGGCGCGCTCCCCCCAGGACTGTGTTTACAAGGATCAGCTCAAAGAGTGGGAGGGTGCTGAGGGCGCGAAAGCATGGGTGACCGTTGACCGGGGTGATGAGACGTGGAGCGGCCACGTGGGCTTCGTGCCCTCCTATCTCGAGGAGCTGGCACCGCCGCCCGCTGACACCGTCGCCATCACGTGCGGCCCCCCCATAATGATAATGTTTGTCCTGAAAGCCCTCGAAAAGCTGGGATTCACTCCCCCGCAGATATACACCACCCTGGAGATGAAGATGCAGTGCGGCGTGGGGATATGCGGCAGGTGCGGCCTGGGAGATCGTTATATCTGCATTGACGGGCCCGTCTTCTGCTACGAGGAGATCCTGAAGCTCTCCCCCGATCTCTCGGCGCTGAAATAA
- a CDS encoding Ni/Fe hydrogenase subunit alpha, producing the protein MSKTLTIQPITRIEGHGRVVLQLDDAGNVDDARFHVFALRGFEKFCEGRPVEEMPRIVNRICGICPWNHHLASVKATDGVFGVTPPPTAVKLRRLVQMLSWIPDKLLHFYFLAAPDFVLGPDCDPATRNVVGIALANPDLAKKVVHMRQDGAMVLEEWLGKTIHPIPAVPGGFSRPLLEEERKNFLERTKAQLEFAKFTIKFAKEEVFPKYLDTVKVLGVFNSGFIGTVTADGTHEIYDGKLRLMKPDGTYDDFSYDEYTDHLGEMIFPWTYVKMPFAKKWSNGEFSMDLESPKGIYRSNSLARINVCERMSTPEAQKELEHFRSQFGRPAQLTLLYHWARLIELVNCCERAIELLEDPEITGRDLRAKVEIKAGHGVGCVEAPRGTLIHDYTGDAQGLITKVNMIVGTTHNSAPINMSVKQAAKAVIQNGKYDQGVLNRIEMAVRAYDP; encoded by the coding sequence AAATTCTGCGAAGGCAGGCCTGTAGAGGAAATGCCGCGCATCGTCAACCGCATCTGCGGTATCTGCCCCTGGAACCACCACCTCGCTTCAGTCAAGGCCACCGACGGGGTGTTCGGCGTCACGCCGCCCCCCACGGCGGTAAAACTGCGCCGGCTTGTCCAGATGCTTTCATGGATCCCCGACAAGCTGCTCCACTTCTATTTCCTTGCCGCGCCTGATTTTGTCCTGGGACCCGACTGCGACCCTGCCACACGGAACGTCGTAGGCATCGCCCTGGCCAACCCCGACCTGGCCAAAAAAGTGGTGCATATGAGGCAGGACGGCGCAATGGTGCTTGAAGAATGGCTTGGCAAGACAATCCATCCCATACCGGCCGTCCCCGGCGGGTTCAGCAGGCCCCTTCTCGAGGAAGAAAGGAAAAACTTCCTTGAGAGAACCAAAGCACAGCTTGAATTCGCCAAATTCACCATAAAATTCGCCAAGGAGGAAGTGTTCCCCAAGTATCTTGACACGGTGAAGGTGCTTGGCGTGTTCAACTCAGGCTTCATAGGCACGGTGACCGCTGACGGAACCCATGAGATCTATGATGGCAAGCTCCGTCTCATGAAGCCAGATGGCACCTACGATGACTTCTCCTATGACGAATACACCGATCACCTTGGGGAAATGATTTTCCCCTGGACCTACGTGAAGATGCCCTTTGCCAAGAAGTGGTCCAACGGGGAGTTCTCGATGGACCTTGAGAGCCCCAAGGGCATCTACCGCTCAAATTCACTTGCCCGTATCAACGTCTGCGAGAGGATGAGCACACCGGAAGCCCAGAAAGAGCTTGAGCACTTCCGATCCCAGTTCGGACGGCCTGCCCAGCTTACCCTTCTCTATCACTGGGCGCGTCTCATCGAGCTCGTCAACTGCTGCGAGAGAGCCATCGAGCTTCTCGAGGATCCAGAGATCACCGGACGCGACCTGCGAGCCAAGGTGGAAATCAAGGCCGGACATGGTGTCGGGTGCGTGGAGGCACCGCGGGGAACTCTTATACACGATTACACCGGCGATGCCCAGGGATTAATCACCAAGGTGAACATGATTGTAGGAACCACACACAACTCAGCGCCTATCAACATGTCTGTCAAACAGGCGGCGAAGGCAGTGATTCAGAACGGTAAATATGATCAGGGGGTGCTCAACAGGATTGAGATGGCTGTTCGAGCGTACGACCCTTGA